A single region of the Salvia miltiorrhiza cultivar Shanhuang (shh) chromosome 8, IMPLAD_Smil_shh, whole genome shotgun sequence genome encodes:
- the LOC131000642 gene encoding double-stranded RNA-binding protein 6-like — protein sequence MYKNQLQELAQRSCFNLPSYTCIREGPDHAPRFKAIVNFNGDNFESPNYCSTLRQAEHSAAEAALASLSSRGPSHSLAARILDETGVYKNLLQEIAQRVGSPLPQYTTFRSGLGHLPVFTGTVELAGIIFTGEPAKSKKQAEKNAALAAWLSLKLLAQQEASSPSEHECSDEQEQIRIARALQNYRLKEKLMMPNLHNASIPFQKKFLAPTPRPSRPQRPTVPTSKILPFFCQRSASQTRPPSPVNSSHSTTLPQLQPSPEIRTAPHVFQRFPAVEAAPYVPFRSCRSPYQGIAPPVTIRTAVPVFSSPPPPQAMQPRPARLAPPVCIRQAATTCSSPLQTAPAAEAEVIGTCDVDESTAVRCLEQLEI from the exons ATGTATAAGAACCAGCTCCAGGAGCTAGCGCAGAGGAGCTGCTTCAATCTGCCCTCCTACACCTGCATCAGAGAGGGTCCCGACCACGCGCCGCGCTTCAAGGCTATCGTCAACTTCAACGGCGACAACTTCGAGAGCCCCAACTACTGCTCCACCCTCCGCCAGGCCGAGCACTCCGCTGCCGAGGCCGCCCTCGCCTCCCTCTCCTCCCGCGGCCCCTCCCATTCCCTCGCCGCCCGCATCCTC GATGAGACGGGGGTTTATAAGAACCTGCTGCAGGAGATTGCACAGAGAGTGGGATCTCCATTGCCACAGTACACAACTTTCAGGTCCGGTTTAGGGCACCTGCCCGTGTTCACTGGAACTGTGGAGCTGGCCGGAATCATATTCACCGGAGAGCCTGCAAAGAGCAAGAAGCAAGCTGAAAAGAATGCTGCACTGGCAGCTTGGCTGTCGCTCAAACTAT TGGCACAGCAAGAAGCGAGCTCTCCGTCTGAGCACGAATGCAGCGACGAGCAGGAACAGATACGGATAGCAAGGGCATTACAGAACTACCGTTTGAAGGAGAAGTTGATGATGCCCAACCTACACAATGCCTCCATACCATTCCAAAAGAAATTCTTGGCTCCAACCCCTCGTCCCTCGAGACCACAGCGTCCCACCGTGCCAACATCCAAAATCCTCCCCTTCTTCTGCCAGAGAAGTGCTTCACAAACTAGACCACCATCTCCGGTAAACAGCAGCCATAGCACCACCTTACCACAACTGCAGCCATCACCAGAAATTAGGACAGCGCCACACGTTTTTCAGAGGTTTCCTGCTGTCGAGGCAGCTCCTTACGTTCCGTTCAGATCATGTAGATCGCCATACCAAGGCATTGCTCCACCTGTAACAATACGAACTGCAGTGCCTGTTTTCTCATCACCACCACCCCCTCAAGCCATGCAACCTCGGCCTGCACGACTTGCTCCACCAGTATGCATCAGGCAGGCCGCTACAACCTGTTCATCGCCATTACAGACGGCGCCTGCAGCTGAGGCCGAGGTAATTGGAACCTGCGATGTAGATGAGTCCACAGCCGTCAGGTGTCTGGAGCAGCTCGAGATATGA